The following DNA comes from Cryobacterium psychrophilum.
ACCCGTGCCACCGTTTCCGTGGATGCGTCCCGCTACGCGACCATTGATGAGATCGAGCACAAGCGCGCAGAATCCACCCGGCCCGAACTCCGCGGCGCGACAACGGTCGTGTCCGGCGGTCGCGGCCTCGGCTCCAAGGAAAATTTCGCCCTCGTCGAGCAGCTCGCCGATGCGCTCGGGGCGGCTGTCGGAGCGTCCCGAGCGGCCGTGGATGCGGGCTACGTCGTGCAATCAGCTCAGGTCGGCCAGACCGGTGTCACCGTCTCACCCCAGCTCTATATCGCCCTCGGCATCTCGGGTGCGATCCAGCATCGAGCGGGCATGCAAACGGCAAAGACGATTGTGGCCATCAACAAGGACGCGGATGCGCCCATCTTCGACGTGGCAGACTTTGGCATTGTCGGCGACGTCTTCACCGTCGTCCCGCAACTCATTGATGTCCTGCGGGACCGCGCTCAGTAGCGAGGTCTGCTGGTCCGCTGCGACCGAACCTTGAACGACTATTTCGAAAGGCCCTGGTCTCGTGACCCGCTCACCCGCATCCGTTGTGACCCGCACTCAGTGGTTCAAACACCGGTGGTTCAAGCTTCTGTGGATCGTTCCCGCCGCCGTCGCGGCACTGGTGTTCGTCGTGCTCGCGGCCCAGTGGGTGCGGGACCTCGCCCCCGTGCGCGCCTTTCTGGAGCAGTATCCGGGGGAGTCCGAGCTTCCCGCTGACGCGCCAGTGGGCTTTCCCGCGTGGCTCGCGTGGCAACACTTTCTCAGCTCGTTCTTTTTGCTGTTGATCATCCGAACAGGGTGGACGGTGCGCACCAACAAGCGGCCGGCGGCGCACTGGACGCGCCAGAACTCCGGGGTTCTCCGCACCAGGAACCCGCCGACGCGAATCAGCCTCGATCTCTGGCTTCATCTCAGCCTCGACGCGCTCTGGGTGCTCAACGGAATCGTGTTCTACGTGCTTATTTTCGCCACGGGCCAGTGGCTGCGCCTCGTGCCGATTCACTGGGACGTCTTTCCCAACGCCCTGTCGGCGGCGCTGCAATACGCATCCCTGAACTGGCCCACCGAGGACGGTTGGGTCAACTACAACAGCCTGCAGCTGCTGGCCTACTTCACGGTCGTGTTCATCGCCTCTCCGTTGGCCATTGTGAGCGGCCTGCGCATGTCGGGGGCGTGGCCGCGCGCTGCCGCGCGTCTGAACGCGATCTACCCCATTCGGCTGGCCCGGGCCGTGCACCTGCCCGTCATGATCTTTTTCGTGGGCTTCATCGTCGTGCATGTCACCCTGGTTCTGGCCACCGGTGCCCTGCGCAACCTCAATCACATGTATGCGGCGCGCAGCGAGGACTCGTGGGTCGGCTTCTGGTTCTTCGCCGCCTCCCTCGTGGTCATGGCCGTCGCCTGGGTGGGGCTCCGGCCAGTGGTACTTCGCCCGATTGCGGCGCTGACCGGGTCCGTCACCCGGCGCTAGCCGTGAGGCAGGGTAGCGTTTAACAAAAGTGGAAGGACTGCTGGTGACATCTCTACCGATGGATCCCATCGCGGAGGCCCGGCGTCAGTGGCTTGCGCACGGTTGGGACGAAGCCGCCGACGGCATGGCCGCCGTCACGAGCATCATGCGTGCGCAGCAGCTGATGCTCGCGCGGGTGCAGTCAACCCTGAAGCCCTTTGGGCTTTCCTTCGCGCGCTTTGAGATGCTCGCCCTGCTGGGCTTCACCCGGGGCGGGGCGCTCCCCATGGCGAGTGCGAGTGTGAGGTTGCAGGTGCACCCCACCAGCGTCACGAATACCGTCGATCGGCTTGAGCGTGACGGCCTGGTGCGCCGCGAACCGCACCCCACCGACGGGCGTGCAACGCTCGTGGTGATCACGGATGCCGGCCGGGCTCTGTCTGCGGAGACATCGGCTCGGCTGAACTCCGAGGTGTTTTCGCAGCCCGGCCTGTCGTCCGACGACGTCACCGGTCTCGTGCGCATCCTGGCGAGGCTGCGACGAGACGCGGGGGATTTCAGCGATCCGACGCCGACGCCCGCACCGCTCTCCGACTGACACGGAAAATACTAGGAAGCCCTAGTTATTTCCGGCCCCGGCCCGCTAGATTGGGCACTGCGGCAATGCTGCCGCGGAATTCTGCATGTGTTTCCCAGGAGATGAAAACGGATGACCCACCTCACGACTCGCACGTCCATGACCAGCACGGCAAACTATCGAGCGGCGAGGGACCAGCTCATCGGGTTGCGCGAAGAGCACGGTCGGGCGGCGACGGAGTTCGTGTGGCCGGATGTCGGCCAGGCATTCAACTGGGCGACGGACTGGTTTGACGTCATCGCGGAGGGCAACGACAAGATTGCTTTGTGGATCATTGAGGAAGACGGCACCGAACAGAAGGTCAGCTTTGCCGACATGGCCCGGCGTTCGGACCGGGTCGCCACCTGGATGAAGCACCGGGGCGTCACACACGGCGACCACGTGATGCTGATGCTCGGCAACCAGGTGGAGTTGTGGGAGGCCATGCTCGCGATCATGAAGCTGGGGGCGGTCATCCTGCCCACGTCCACCGTTCTCGGCACGGCCGACCTGGCCGACCGCGTCGCCCGGGCGAAGGTGCACCATGTGCTGGCGAATGTCGGCGACACCGAGAAATTTGCAGAGATCCCAGGCGACTACTCGCGCTTCTGTATCGGCGGTGAGGCGGCCGGATGGTCCCGGTATTCCGATGCCTACTCGGTGCCTGCGGAGAAACTACCGCCGGTGGTGAGTTCGGGCGACCCTTCGCTCATCTACTTCACGTCGGGAACCACGAATAAGCCCAAAATGGTGTTGCACACCCAGACGTCCTACCCGGTGGGGCACCTCACGACCATGTACTGGCTCGGTCTGCGCCCCGACGATGTGCACCTGGCGATCAGTTCTCCCGGCTGGGGCAAGCATGCGTGGAGCAGCTTCTTCTCGCCATGGATCGCCGAGGCCACGGTCTTCGTCTACAACTACGTGAAGTTCGATCCGAAGGCGCTCCTGGCGCAACTCGACCGCGCCCAGGCCACCTCGTTCTGCGCCCCGCCGACGGTGTGGCGCATGCTGATCCAGTCCGACCTGGGGGCGAGGCCGCAGAGCCTTCGTGAACTCCTGTCGGCCGGAGAGCCCCTCAACCCAGAGGTTATCAAGCAGGTGCAGCTCTCCTGGGGTCTCACCATTCGCGACGGCTACGGGCAGACAGAGACCACGGCCATCGTGGGGCACGGCCCGGGCTCCACCATGAAGCACGGTTCGATGGGACTTCCCCTGCCCGGTGTTGTGATTGCCCTGATCGATCCGATTACCGGCGCGGTCACCGACGAGGGCGAGATCTGCCTGGACCTGGCACACACCCCGGTGAACCTCATGGCGAGATACCACGACGATATCGAACGCAGCGCCGACGCGATTCGTGATGGCTTCTTCCACACGGGCGATGTTGCCCGACGGGACACCGACGGCTGCCTGACGTTCATTGGACGCACGGATGACGTCTTCAAGTCCTCCGACTTCAAGGTCTCGCCGTTTGAGGTCGAGAGCGTGCTCCTGGAGCATCCTGCGGTGGCCGAAGCCGCGGTCGTGCCGGCACCAGACGCGACTCGCCTCAACATTCCCAAGGCCTATATCGCCCTTGCCGCCGGGTGGGAGGACAACGCCGACACCGCGCTTGCCGTGTTGCGGCACGCGCGCCTGAGCCTGCCGCCCTATATGCGGGTGCGCCGATTGGAATTTCGGGAGCTGCCCAAGACCAGCTCGGGAAAGATTCGTCGGGTGGAATTGCGCCTCCGGGAAGAAGCCGCAGCAGCGGCGGGCACAAAGCTCGCCGCGGAATGGTGTGACGATGAGTTTCCCGAGCTGAAAGGCCACGACAGGCCAGACGCTCGCTGAGTTCGAAGAGTCGGCGGCCGTTGGTAGATTGAAACATGCGAGAACTTCAGGCGCGAATCATCGCGGACCTCAACGTTTCATCCACCATCGACCCGGCCGCCGAAGTGCGGCGGCGTGTCACCTTTCTCAAGGACTACCTGCGCAGCAGCGGAGCGACCGGATTCGTGCTGGGTATCAGCGGGGGGCAGGACTCGTCTCTTGCCGGCCGGTTGTGCTCCCTGGCCGTCGCTGAGCTTGCGGCCGAGGGACGGGACGCCACGTTCCTGGCCGTGCGCCTGCCCTACGCGGTGCAGCGCGATGAGGAGGATGCCCAGCTCGCGCTCGACTTCATCACGCCGAGCGAGCTCGTCACCTTCAACATCGAGCAGCCGGTCGTGGGTTTCGAAGAGCAGTATGCACAGAGCACCGGAACGGCGATGTCCGACTTCACCAAGGGCAACGTCAAAGCCAGGGCCCGCATGATCGCCCAGTTCGCCCTGGCCGGTCAGCGTGGTTTTCTCGTGGTCGGCACCGACCATGCGGCGGAGGCCATCACGGGATTCTTCACCAAGTTCGGCGACGGGGGCACCGACGTGCTACCCCTCACCGGACTCACCAAGCGCCAGGGACGCGCCCTTCTCGTGGAACTCGGCGCGCCGGAGCAGCTCTACCTCAAGCTGCCGACGGCGGATCTGCTCGATCACAATCCCGGTCAGACCGACGAGGCGAACCTCGGCCTGACCTACGAGAACATCGACGACTACCTTGAAGGCAAGCCCGTGGCCGTCGAGGTCGCCGACGCCCTGGAGCTGCGGTATCGGTCCACCGAGCACAAGCGGCGTGTTCCGCCGTCGCTCTTCGAGGACTGGTGGCGCTAGGTGTACTGAGGCGGCAGGGCGTTGACCTGCCGCCAGAGCCCAGCCAATAACGGAGCGGTCAAGAGAAAATGCCCGGTCGCTGGCGTTAACCAGCGATCGGGCCTTGCTCTGATCAGGCGGCGGTATTAGGCCTGTGGTGCCTGCGATGACGGGGATGTGGCGGAGCGGTTGAGCGCGTCGGGGGAGCGCACGGCCAGGGCATCGACATCGTCGAGCAGGCGCTGCGTCTCGATCGAGGCGGGCGTAGGGGCGTAGGGCGCGGTCGCGTCGATCGCCGAGCCGTTGTACAGCGGGGCCGGGGTGATCGGCTCGTAGCCGACGGCCCCCGAGGTGCGGGCGTTGCTGTTGGCGGCGTTGTTGGTGCCGCCCTGGTACTGGTTGTGGTGCTGCTCGGCCACCCACGCATCCTGCTCGGCAAGCAGGCTCTTGTCGGATTGGGAGTTCTGCAGCACCCAGCGGTCCAGATCGCCCTGGAAGATTTTGCGAGCCCGCGCCGGACGCTTCTGCCAGTCAATCAGGCGGTCACGAAACTCAAGCAGAGCCGGCTCGAGCTGGTACCCAAAGGTGGCGGACGTGCGCTTGAGCTCGGCGAGCTGGTGTGCCGACCAGTTGGCGGCGACGCCGGAGCCCTTCATCGGCAGCAGTCGAACCTGAATGTCGGCCTGCCCCACGGCCCGGTCACTCATGACCTGTTCCTGCGGGGTCAGCGAATTCCAGACGGATGCCTCGGTAGCGGCATCCACCAGGGTCGCGATGGCGGCGGTGCGGATCTCCCGATCGCGCTGATCAATCATGCGGCGAATCGTCGCGCGGAAGATCAGGGCGGTGATCACGCTCGCGATGACAATCGCGATAACGAACAGCACCGCGCTGAAAACGACGGGCTCGGTGCTGGCGGCCGTAAGCCAAGATACGAAGTTATTCCACAGGTCCATGAGCCGCACTTTACCGGTGCGAAACGACGAATCTGCGTAACCGTGCGGCGTGCCTGCACGATTCGGTTAAATCATCGAAAACAGTCCGTCGCGTCGTCGAGACGGCAGAACAAACCCAGCGGGACCGTCCGGGAGGCGAAGACGAGGCGACGGGCGGAAAATCGGTCGCCGTCGGCATCCGTTTGCCGTTCAATGTGACCGAGAACGGCTCCGGAGCGGTTCACGACCCGCCAAAGACCGGCGCGTACCGGAACCAGGGACAGGGTGCTGGTGCGGGGAGAACTCTGTTCGATCATGTCTACCTCCGAGATGTCGGCCGTGGGTGTTTCTTCGATAGTAGAAAGGGGCACCGACATTGGCTTGACGACGTGAAGTCCTCCACACCCCTCAGCCATCCCGGGGTGGCCACGAGAACGGATGCCGACGGGGCCCGTTCCGCTTCGCGCAGCCGGCCACTCTAGACTCGGGGTGCGCCCACAAACGTGGCCGTGGAAGGACGCGCATGCGCATCGCACGACACGCACACCGCCCCCGGCTCTTGGTGGGAACGGTGCTTGTTCTTCTGGCCCTGCCTCTCGCGGGGTGCGCCGCGCTTTCCCCGAATCCGAATCCGAGTCCGGCTCCGAGCTCGCCGTCGACCACGTCCACGGCCGCCGCCTCCGCGACTCCGACCGCGACGCCGACGCTGGCGCCGGAGCAGAGCGCGGAAGCAAACCTCGCCTACTTTGACTCCATCGCCAGTGCCGTGGCAGAGACGAACCCCGTCGATGGCCGTGCCTATGTGGACGCGCTTGTGGCTGGCGGCTTCGACAAGGGGGCGATGCAGCTGAGCTTTGACCGCACGCATGTGGACCTCGCGGCCGATTCCGTCGAATTCTCCGTTCTCTTCAACGATGAGTGCCTGATCGGGCAGCGCGGGCCGGCCACCGGGGGATATCACAGCATGGCTGCGGCGGTTCTCGGCTCTGGAACGTGTCTTCTCGGGGTCACTCGCCCACTAGACGGGTAAACACTGTGACCGAATTCATCCGGCCACACGTAGTACAGGTCTGATTCTCGGAAATCCCCGGATCCACGCCGCGAAGACTGGGGCGAGGAACGACGGGCGGCGGCCCGGAGCAACAGAAAAGCCCGCCGGGCGGGCAGGGCAAGGGTCCCAACCGATACGGCCGGCGACGTGAATATCGCTGTGCGGGGAAGTCTTCGCTGCGGCGCGGTGATCCGTCCGTCAGTATGGTGCCATGAGTCCAGAGAATCGTCGGTCCGACGAACTTCGATCAAGCACACGGGCGTTGCTCGCGGCAGGTGAGCAGCCGCACATCGAGTTCAAGAGCATTGTGGTCAAAAGTGCCATTGCGAAGCAAGTTGCATCCGGGGCGAACTACGTCGCTTTTCAGCCTGCCGCCGAAGTCCACACAATTATCTTTGGAGTGGCGGAAGAGGATAACGCGGCTACCGGGGTCACGGTTGGGTCAATCGTCGGACTGTTCTCGGAGGCCGGTGGCCCCGCTGACCTTGACTCGCTCCAGCTTCAGATTGAACAGACGATCCACTCCAACGTGCGGCCTCAGCCAAAAATTGCGATCTACCAGGAGAACGTATCGACCGCACCGATTCTGGTTCTGGAAGTACGGCCCACGTCGGCGCCGCATGTCGTCGATGAGCGGTGGCTCATGCGGGGCGTGGGCGGAGTGCGCGCCATGAGCCAGGCCGAGGCGCTTCAGATATTCAAGCGCCAACGATTATCTGCATGGATTGATGAATTCGGGGACAGCGACCCACTCAAGCGGGCGCTCGCCGGAATCCAACACTCGATCGACGATCTCCGGTTGGCGCAATTCCCGACGGAGCCGTCGGATGCTGTCGGCGGTCTCGTGAACGCATCCGTTGACACCGTCAGCGACTCCCTGCAATCGATTGATTTCAAGGTCGGTGAAGTGATGGATGCCCTCGTGGAAGTGAACCAGAGAGTGCTGGAGCCCACCGGAACCGCTCGCGACGTCACGGCCGAACAGGCGTGGGCGACGGTGACGGATTCCAGGCAGCTGCGGATGCACACCATCTATCTCTGCGCCTCGAGCCTGGGTGCACAGCGGGTCGCCCTGCTGGATGGACTCTTCTGCGAATTTCTTGGCGCGACTGCCGAATATTCCGCGTTCGCTCAGAATCTCGCGGAATCGGCCGTCTATCGGATGATTCGTCGCGCCGGAGAAGGCCTCTCGAAGGAGCTGAACGCTGCCGCCGACCTCATATCTGCCGCGCTGTGGAGGCGCAATGGGATGCCGCCACAGTTCGGATTTGATTGGCTCGACGAGGTGCGCCGTACCGAAGACCTGCTCTCGGAAGCACAGGGATTGCGTTCGCCACTTTTCGGTGACGACCGGGTTGGTGGCGTTGATGCCGAGTCCGGAGTGTTGGAGCTGCCCGGCGTTTCGGTTGAAATGGTTCTCAGAGCGCTGGACGGTGCTCTGAGCCTGAACCAGAAGCTTATGAGCGTTCGCACGCCGACGGGCGTGTATTGGTGGGCTGTGCCTGAGTCGTGTTCCATTTGGCCCGTGGTCTTTGCGCCGGGCGTGCGAATCGATGTGGACGCTGTAGCTGAGATGCCCACGGTATCCGCGGCGATCTCGACGCTTGTTTCCCGCAGCGGAGGTTCGAGCTGGTGCGTCGAAGGACCGGGTGTGGCGATTCCGACGTCGTAGCGCCGGCTCAGAGCCCGGGCATCGGTATGGTCGACGACGAAGCGGCGGCCCGGGGGTTGTCCCGCTGCTTGCCGCCGGACTTTCCGTTATCCTCGATAGGTAGCCACTATTTGCCGCCCCTCCCGCTTGCGAGCGCGTAGAGGTCGGCGTTCTGCCCGGCGATAGGCGTAGAGACGGCGCTCTCCCGCGAGAGGCGCACCTACACGACTGCCCTCAATTTTGATCTCATCCACACAACTTTAGGAGTAAGAGTGGCCGAATTTATTTACTCAATGGTCCGCGCTCGCAAGGCGATCGGCGAGAAGCTTATTCTCGACGACGTCACCATGTCGTTCTACCCCGGCGCCAAGATTGGCGTTGTGGGTCCGAACGGGGCCGGAAAATCCACCATCCT
Coding sequences within:
- a CDS encoding MarR family winged helix-turn-helix transcriptional regulator, with the protein product MVTSLPMDPIAEARRQWLAHGWDEAADGMAAVTSIMRAQQLMLARVQSTLKPFGLSFARFEMLALLGFTRGGALPMASASVRLQVHPTSVTNTVDRLERDGLVRREPHPTDGRATLVVITDAGRALSAETSARLNSEVFSQPGLSSDDVTGLVRILARLRRDAGDFSDPTPTPAPLSD
- a CDS encoding cytochrome b/b6 domain-containing protein, which produces MTRSPASVVTRTQWFKHRWFKLLWIVPAAVAALVFVVLAAQWVRDLAPVRAFLEQYPGESELPADAPVGFPAWLAWQHFLSSFFLLLIIRTGWTVRTNKRPAAHWTRQNSGVLRTRNPPTRISLDLWLHLSLDALWVLNGIVFYVLIFATGQWLRLVPIHWDVFPNALSAALQYASLNWPTEDGWVNYNSLQLLAYFTVVFIASPLAIVSGLRMSGAWPRAAARLNAIYPIRLARAVHLPVMIFFVGFIVVHVTLVLATGALRNLNHMYAARSEDSWVGFWFFAASLVVMAVAWVGLRPVVLRPIAALTGSVTRR
- a CDS encoding AlbA family DNA-binding domain-containing protein, encoding MSPENRRSDELRSSTRALLAAGEQPHIEFKSIVVKSAIAKQVASGANYVAFQPAAEVHTIIFGVAEEDNAATGVTVGSIVGLFSEAGGPADLDSLQLQIEQTIHSNVRPQPKIAIYQENVSTAPILVLEVRPTSAPHVVDERWLMRGVGGVRAMSQAEALQIFKRQRLSAWIDEFGDSDPLKRALAGIQHSIDDLRLAQFPTEPSDAVGGLVNASVDTVSDSLQSIDFKVGEVMDALVEVNQRVLEPTGTARDVTAEQAWATVTDSRQLRMHTIYLCASSLGAQRVALLDGLFCEFLGATAEYSAFAQNLAESAVYRMIRRAGEGLSKELNAAADLISAALWRRNGMPPQFGFDWLDEVRRTEDLLSEAQGLRSPLFGDDRVGGVDAESGVLELPGVSVEMVLRALDGALSLNQKLMSVRTPTGVYWWAVPESCSIWPVVFAPGVRIDVDAVAEMPTVSAAISTLVSRSGGSSWCVEGPGVAIPTS
- the nadE gene encoding ammonia-dependent NAD(+) synthetase; protein product: MRELQARIIADLNVSSTIDPAAEVRRRVTFLKDYLRSSGATGFVLGISGGQDSSLAGRLCSLAVAELAAEGRDATFLAVRLPYAVQRDEEDAQLALDFITPSELVTFNIEQPVVGFEEQYAQSTGTAMSDFTKGNVKARARMIAQFALAGQRGFLVVGTDHAAEAITGFFTKFGDGGTDVLPLTGLTKRQGRALLVELGAPEQLYLKLPTADLLDHNPGQTDEANLGLTYENIDDYLEGKPVAVEVADALELRYRSTEHKRRVPPSLFEDWWR
- a CDS encoding DUF6993 domain-containing protein; the protein is MRIARHAHRPRLLVGTVLVLLALPLAGCAALSPNPNPSPAPSSPSTTSTAAASATPTATPTLAPEQSAEANLAYFDSIASAVAETNPVDGRAYVDALVAGGFDKGAMQLSFDRTHVDLAADSVEFSVLFNDECLIGQRGPATGGYHSMAAAVLGSGTCLLGVTRPLDG
- a CDS encoding AMP-binding protein, with protein sequence MTHLTTRTSMTSTANYRAARDQLIGLREEHGRAATEFVWPDVGQAFNWATDWFDVIAEGNDKIALWIIEEDGTEQKVSFADMARRSDRVATWMKHRGVTHGDHVMLMLGNQVELWEAMLAIMKLGAVILPTSTVLGTADLADRVARAKVHHVLANVGDTEKFAEIPGDYSRFCIGGEAAGWSRYSDAYSVPAEKLPPVVSSGDPSLIYFTSGTTNKPKMVLHTQTSYPVGHLTTMYWLGLRPDDVHLAISSPGWGKHAWSSFFSPWIAEATVFVYNYVKFDPKALLAQLDRAQATSFCAPPTVWRMLIQSDLGARPQSLRELLSAGEPLNPEVIKQVQLSWGLTIRDGYGQTETTAIVGHGPGSTMKHGSMGLPLPGVVIALIDPITGAVTDEGEICLDLAHTPVNLMARYHDDIERSADAIRDGFFHTGDVARRDTDGCLTFIGRTDDVFKSSDFKVSPFEVESVLLEHPAVAEAAVVPAPDATRLNIPKAYIALAAGWEDNADTALAVLRHARLSLPPYMRVRRLEFRELPKTSSGKIRRVELRLREEAAAAAGTKLAAEWCDDEFPELKGHDRPDAR